One Sphingomonas sabuli genomic region harbors:
- a CDS encoding sodium-translocating pyrophosphatase, protein MDLTLIAIACGVIAVIYGIFTSSQVLKAPAGNQRMIDIAGAIQEGASAYLGRQYTTIAIVGVVVAVLVGVFLGLVPAVAFVIGAVLSGAAGYIGMNISVRANVRTAEAARTSLQGGLTTAFRSGAITGMLVAGLALLAIAGLFYVLVGVQGAEPESREVVNALVALAFGASLISIFARLGGGIFTKAADVGADLVGKVEAGIPEDDPRNPAVIADNVGDNVGDCAGMAADLFETYVVTVGATMVLTALLIGTQAADITALMALPLLVGGVCIITSIIGTYMVRLGKNGSIMGALYKGFWTTAGLSIPALYLATQFALGDLNAPIGGGSAASGLVEGAVAEQTGGFTGMDLFYCMLIGLAVTGLLVWITEYYTGTNYRPVKSIAKASETGHGTNVIQGLAISLESTALPTLVICIAIIASYLLAGLIGIAFAATAMLALAGMVVALDAYGPVTDNAGGIAEMAGMDDEVRGRTDALDAVGNTTKAVTKGYAIGSAALAALVLFGAYTTDLTEFASELGIGAAGVDFSLSNPYVVVGLLLGALLPYLFGALGMTAVGRAAGDVVLDVREQFRSNPGIMDGSSRPNYARTVDLVTKAAIKEMIIPSLLPVLAPIVVYFAIAAVAGREQGFAALGALLLGVIVSGLFVAISMTSGGGAWDNAKKYIEDGNYGGKGSEAHKAAVTGDTVGDPYKDTAGPAVNPMIKITNIVALLLLAALAGGTGV, encoded by the coding sequence CAGTGATCTACGGTATCTTCACCAGCAGCCAGGTGCTCAAGGCACCGGCCGGCAACCAGCGCATGATCGACATCGCCGGCGCCATCCAGGAAGGCGCGTCCGCCTACCTTGGCCGCCAGTATACGACCATCGCCATCGTCGGCGTCGTGGTTGCCGTCCTCGTCGGCGTGTTCCTGGGCCTTGTCCCGGCCGTCGCCTTCGTCATCGGCGCGGTCCTCTCGGGCGCCGCCGGCTACATCGGCATGAACATCTCGGTCCGCGCCAACGTGCGTACCGCCGAAGCTGCCCGCACCTCGCTGCAGGGCGGCCTGACCACCGCATTCCGGTCGGGGGCAATCACCGGCATGCTGGTGGCCGGCCTCGCGCTGCTCGCCATCGCCGGCCTGTTCTACGTGCTGGTCGGCGTTCAGGGCGCGGAGCCGGAAAGCCGCGAAGTCGTCAATGCGCTGGTCGCGCTGGCCTTCGGCGCCTCGCTGATTTCCATTTTCGCCCGTCTTGGCGGCGGCATCTTCACCAAGGCCGCGGACGTCGGCGCCGACCTGGTCGGCAAGGTTGAGGCCGGAATTCCCGAAGACGATCCCCGCAACCCGGCGGTGATCGCCGACAACGTCGGCGACAATGTCGGCGACTGCGCCGGCATGGCTGCCGACCTGTTCGAAACCTATGTCGTCACCGTCGGTGCGACGATGGTCCTGACCGCGCTGCTGATCGGCACGCAGGCCGCGGACATCACCGCGCTGATGGCGCTTCCGCTGCTCGTCGGTGGGGTGTGCATCATCACCTCGATCATCGGCACCTACATGGTCCGCCTGGGCAAGAACGGGTCGATCATGGGCGCGCTCTACAAGGGCTTCTGGACCACGGCCGGCCTGTCCATCCCGGCGCTTTACCTGGCCACGCAATTCGCACTCGGCGACCTCAATGCGCCGATCGGCGGTGGCAGTGCCGCCAGCGGTCTGGTCGAAGGCGCGGTTGCCGAACAGACCGGTGGCTTCACCGGCATGGACCTGTTCTACTGCATGCTGATCGGTCTGGCCGTCACCGGCCTGCTGGTGTGGATCACCGAATATTACACCGGCACCAACTACCGCCCGGTCAAGTCGATCGCCAAGGCATCGGAAACCGGCCACGGCACCAACGTCATCCAGGGCCTGGCCATCAGCCTTGAATCGACTGCCTTGCCGACGCTCGTCATCTGCATCGCGATCATCGCTTCCTACCTCCTTGCCGGCCTGATCGGGATCGCTTTTGCGGCGACTGCGATGCTGGCGCTGGCGGGCATGGTCGTCGCTCTGGACGCGTATGGCCCGGTCACCGACAATGCCGGCGGCATTGCCGAAATGGCGGGGATGGACGACGAAGTCCGCGGCCGCACCGACGCGCTCGACGCGGTCGGCAACACGACCAAGGCCGTCACCAAGGGCTATGCCATCGGCTCCGCCGCGCTGGCCGCGCTGGTGCTGTTCGGCGCCTACACCACCGACCTGACCGAGTTCGCCAGCGAGCTCGGCATCGGTGCAGCCGGCGTCGATTTCTCGCTGTCCAACCCGTACGTGGTCGTCGGCCTGCTGCTCGGCGCGCTGCTGCCCTATCTGTTCGGTGCGCTCGGCATGACCGCGGTCGGCCGCGCTGCCGGCGACGTCGTGCTCGACGTGCGCGAACAGTTCCGGTCCAACCCGGGCATCATGGATGGGTCCAGCCGGCCCAATTACGCCCGCACGGTCGACCTGGTGACCAAGGCCGCGATCAAGGAAATGATCATTCCGTCGCTGCTTCCGGTGCTGGCTCCGATCGTCGTCTATTTCGCCATCGCGGCGGTTGCCGGGCGTGAACAGGGCTTTGCCGCTCTTGGCGCCCTGCTCCTCGGCGTGATCGTGTCCGGCCTGTTCGTCGCCATTTCGATGACGTCGGGCGGCGGCGCGTGGGACAACGCGAAGAAGTATATCGAAGACGGCAATTACGGCGGAAAGGGTTCCGAGGCGCACAAGGCCGCGGTGACCGGCGACACGGTCGGCGATCCCTACAAGGATACTGCCGGTCCGGCCGTCAATCCGATGATCAAGATCACCAACATCGTCGCGCTGCTGCTGCTTGCGGCGCTGGCGGGCGGCACCGGCGTCTAG